The DNA segment TGACTGACGCGGTATGGAGAGCGGCTCCCGGCAGCGCCGAGCTGATTGGCTGCGCGCGGGAGATCCAGGGCTCGGCCACCCGCACACCGCGCACTCGGGCTGCAGCGTCGCAAGTAGGTGCAGCCTCCCGCCGCCCGCCGCGCCTCCGCCAGCCGGGACGGCACTCTGTCCCCTGCGCCCCCTGCCCCGCGCCAGCCTCGCCGCGGCCTGCGGCATCCGTGGGCCCCATCGTCCCGAGACCCGGGGAGCAGCGCGCGGCCGCGAGCCGGACGGGGCCGGCCACTGCGCCTTTGTCCCCGGACGCTCCGGGAAGTTTGCAGCGGGACGCACGAGTGAAGGCAGCGAGGGCAGCCCCGACGTCGCCGAGCAGCATGGGCAGCGGGCGCAGCGCGCGGAGCCGCGGCGGGGCCGCCTCGGGCTTGCTGCTGGCGTTGGTGGCCGTGCTGCTGGCCGCAGGTTCGGCCAGCGAGTACGACTACGTGAGCTTCCAGTCGGACATCGGCTCGTACCAGAGCGGCCGCTTCTACACCAAGCCTCCGCAGTGCGTGGACATCCCGGTGGACCTGAGGCTGTGCCACAACGTGGGCTACAAGAAGATGGTGCTGCCCAACCTGCTGGAGCACGAGACCATGGCAGAGGTGAAGCAGCAGGCCAGCAGTTGGGTGCCGCTGCTCAACAAGAACTGCCACATGGGCACCCAGGTCTTCCTCTGCTCGCTCTTCGCGCCCGTCTGTCTGGACCGGCCCATCTACCCGTGCCGCTGGCTCTGCGAGGCCGTGCGCGACTCGTGCGAGCCGGTCATGCAATTCTTCGGCTTCTACTGGCCCGAGATGCTCAAATGTGACAAGTTCCCTGAGGGCGACGTCTGCATCGCCATGACGCCACCCAATGCCACCGAAGCCTCGAAGCCCCAAGGTAAGGGTGCTCCTTCCCACGCCTGCTAGCTCCCGCGTCCAGCCGCACTGACCCGGGCTGCAGCGGCGAAAGCCGGGGAGCTGCGCACTGCAGCCCACAAGGTGTGCAGACCCAATCCCGAAAGCTTCTAGGAGGCCCTGGGTCACTTGGTGCTTCTCCTGCCCCAGGTGCCCTGAGATTGCTGGAGGAGCCTTGGCCCGGGacgtgggggggagggggggacggACTACCTGGAGCTGCTCTTCCTGGGCTCCAGTCTGGCGTTTTCTATACCTGAAACAAAGCTCAGCCAAAGTTTTCAAGAAAAGGAGGGTGCTCATCCTAAGCTTTAAACTTTAGAAACAGAGACTGTTCCATAAGAAAACAACTCGCTCAATCTGCAGAAAACTCAGAGACTGAGGGAAAGCTTTGTTTATTTCAtaaatttgaaaagtattttcccctaaaaacaaaacaaacagcaacaaaacatccCTTCTCCTTAGTTCATCTTCCCGTCGTGTTGCAGAACTGGCTGAGGAGAGGAAGTTTAGGAAGAGCCACTTCTGTACCTTCACCTTGCATTTACCAAATCTAAGGGATGCAAAAATCTCTGGTCCACCGTCCTTGCCTTCCCCCTGCGCCTCCCATTCACACAAATCCTTAGGTaattagaaagataaaaatgtaattaGCTCATTGTTTATCTCCTCCTTGGGGGTGAGGACCTGCAAATTGGGCGCTGCAAATTCTGAACCCTGGGGGAGCAGAATTTCTTCTGGAGACCCAGGATTTAAAgggaagggtttttttgtttttgtttttgtttttttaatgtgagaAGGGAAAAAATCTGGAgactctaaaacaaaaacaaacacagaacccAAAGTAGCTAGCACTGCAGCAGGAGCAGGGTGGGGGCAGTTACTTGGGGCAGAGTTCTTTTTTTGTGAGAGGAGGCTCAGGAATGATAGATATTCTTGTCCAGTGGCCTTTatcacagaagagggcacccCAAGGCCATTTCTGAAGACAAAACTTTAACTTATCTTGAAGTGTTGATTGTcttggctttctgagacagggtcttagtgGCTTggtgtgcagcccaggctggtcttgaacacaaattcctcctgtttcagcctcctcagctctgggattacaggcatgtgctgccaagTGTTTCTTGTTTAGTGCCTCATTTGGCTGCCTCAGAGTGATGACTGGGGTAGCCGTGAGGAAATTTTGAAGGCTCCTATTCATTCTAGGGAGGAAGGTAGGTCCAAAGTGATTGCCCTCGTCTGGCATGGGCCCCAGCCTGTAAGGTAAATGGTAGCCCTGGGCATCCCTGTCCTCTGGGCTGGTATGTGCAGCCTTTTGAGACAGCTCGCTGGGGGTTGAGCCTTTCCTTAGACCACAGCACTGTGTCTTCTATCCCCAATTGAgtcccccctcccctccagacCACAGTTTCCTTCCTAGCTCCTGCCTGCCAGGAGAGCCTGTGGCCAGTTTTGCTTGTATTCTGTCCATTCCCCATGGTCCCTGATTGATTGCCCTTTTCTGGGGCTATTGGTGGGCACACAGTGGAACCCTGTGGGAAGCAGCTTTGTGTAAAGTGGCTGATGTTTGGGGGTGGTGCTGTTTCTGAGGATCCCCCAAACCAGTCCCTCCAAAAGACTGGCAGGGCAAAGGGCATACTCGCCCTGACCCCATTTCTGGATGCTTTTGTGTGATTGCACGTCTCTGGTTTGACCTTGCCTGGAGCTCAGGTGGAGCAATTCTTTGCtgaagaaatctctctctctctctctctctctctctctctctctctctctctctctctctctctctctctcgtgtgtgtgtgtgttgtccggCAGGAATGTGACTGCGGCTCATTTTCTTTAAAGCAACTGATTTTTGTGAGAGTTACCAGTGTCTCTCCAGAATGACAAACCATCACCATCAGGGTGTCCCCACATGCTGTGTACCCCCCTTTGCCCTGCAGGGCTGCCAGACAGTCAGCTGACTGTTAAGCTGGTGTGTGTTTAGAGGAAGGTTAAAGCAGATTAGATTACTGGTCCTCAGAACCTTAGACTGATGGCCTCGGAACAAGACCTGGGACTGGGATGCTAATAAGTTCCATACAGGGGCCTTACTCTGTTTCTCATCCATCCTGTATTCTTAAAACTGaaatctcagggctggagagatggctcagtggttaagagcattgcctgctcttccaaaggtcctgagttcaattcccagcaaccacatggtggctcacaaccatctgtaataaggtctgataccttcttctggtctgcaggtatacacacagatagactattgtatacataacaaataaataaataaataaatatttaaaaaaaaactgaaatctcAGATTCTCAACATAGCATTACATTTTAGCATACACAGGAAGATTGGGAAATTCTTTGTTACTAAAGGTAAACTTGCTCATGAGCGATGAGCCAAAGACTTGGATTTCCTCTCTCGCCAACAGCGGCTGCTCACGCCACCTTGGCTTCCGTGACAGGGAAGGTAATTGTCCTGTCCGTCCCAGGAGACTGACTTCTAGATCTTGGACACACACTAGACTAATTTAGTAAGTTGTCGTTCTCCTTCCCGGCCAGGTTTCACTGAGTTGTATGAATGAGCCCTTCTTGTCCAGTTGTGTTGTTTAGGCATGTTGTGCATTAAGTCATAGGCTGGAGAGGCCTGGGAGCCCCTACTTCCTCCCAGaaggcaccctcttctctccccttcgtGAGCTAGCTGCCCAAGGAAAATCaatctccctgcctttccctcctcccgtctctccacccccacctcttcCCCACTCTCTCCACTCCCAATGCTCATTGATTTTACCGAGTCATCTTCGTCCTGATTCCAGTGTTGGCTTTCCCCTCTAGTTTCTTGTAAGCATTACCAACGTGCAAAATCTCTTAGTCTTTATTCACTGTCTTTATGCTTTCCAGCTAGGATGTGGTTTACCTGTCCAATGAACTAACTCTCAGTGGATTGATTCCTCCTGTGAGGTAGCCTGGCAGGGCCCCAAAGACACACGAGGGGCAGAGATTAATATTGCATTAcacattcttctctctctgatGAAAGCTGCTCAGCTCCTGGCTGCAAGTATTGAGAAGAGGGAAAGCCACGCTGAACATAACCGGTGACCCACCCCCACCTACCCTGCGCCTTCCTCACCAGTAGCACTGATAGTGCTTAAGGGCCATGCACAGGCTGAGACATCTGTCCTGTTGGGGTGCAGAGCCATAGAGGGTCAGTAGAATTGGAGGTGTATGAAGGAGACCAATAAGACTTGCTCTTTATGTTTGGATCCCTTGCTGCTCCTTTGCTCAACAGTTTATACCTCAAACTTTGCAACGTGATAACTTCTATTAACAAAGAAAGGCAACCATAAAAATTACAGCTAGGAAACCCAAGCACGTAGTTCATGTTCCTATTATAGGTCACATGGTCCTGTCTAtaacttcctttcctttttctttctttctttacatggAAGCAAACACCATGATGGAGACTTCTGGGTAAGAGGTTTTCGTTGTTGTTGAGAAACATTACTTCCAGAACCCAATCTCAAGCTCTGTGAGCAAAACAAACATATTTCCAACATCTGGCCCAAAGAGTTTTGCTAGCCTCGCCGCCCCCCCCCAACTTTGAAAGGTATATGTGGAGAGAAACTAGTGGATACAGACTAAAGGTGTGTTCGCAGTCTTGGAGGGAGAGGGCTAGGGATCAGCTGCATCCCAGCCCCAGGGTGCCCATAACAGTGCCCAAGccatggggaagggggagggagaagagatggTGTTGATGAGCCACAGATGACAGGAAGTGGAAGGGAGCAAGTGGAGGTGCTCAGCACCCCAAAGCCCACCTTGAATGCTGTCTCAGGGCGACTGCCTTTCATCTCCCCCTGGGATCTGGCTTCCAGTGTCCAGAGTGTCTGAAACAGACTCTGTTTAGTGTACTTCTGGTTTTCTAGGTCATCAATAAACAGTAAATTGTTTGATAGACAATGAGGAGGAGAGATTATAGGGAGGTGATAGGCTACTTCTACCCTTGGTTTCTCCTGTACACTCTTTCTGCCCTTCCAAGGAGGCCTTGGAAGCCACCTCCCACAGGGGCCTAGCTACCTTTCAGTTACTTGTCCTGCATATGTGCgcgtgggtgcacacacacatacgcacacgtgcatgcacgcacgtacacacacactcacgtgcatgcatatgcacatgcaaatacatgtgcatgcacacgcatgcacacatacacacatgcaaacacatccatgcacgtgcacacatgcacacacacgtgcatacacacacgcacactcctTTTCAAAGCACTTCATGAAAGATCATCTAAAGGCTTTCTTCCTCCTTAGCTCCGTCCTCCATTTGGTGACTCCTGCtaacccccccctcccccccccccgcttcacAGCCTGCTTTCTGGAGTCCCTATGGCACTTCAGGGCCCTGGGCTTGAGTAATTGAGTATGACTGTTTCCTTGGTCCTTGAGACCTGGTCAAATTGATAGGCTGTCTTGTTCAGGGTTTGCAGATAGGAAGGGGGCCCGGAATCAGGGGTGGAGGGGTAGATAAAGGGGAGGGAAGATCAGTTTTGGTTTATAAGTCAGCTTTTTATCTTTCAGATACTCATAGCAGCCTGGACCTGCCCCTACCTACCTCAGATAGCATAGATTAAATCATCGTCACATCCGACATATCTAGGCCAAATGTTTGAAGAAAACATCCATCTGTTTACATGCCCTTGATCCCTTTATTGCCATTGGCTGGACGCCTTTCCAGAATCCCAGACTTTTAGCCCTTGTTAGCCTGGCCCCCATCTGCTCCCTTGTCTGGGGGTTCCCATCACCATGACTTACAGCTTCTGTTTCGGCTTGCTTCCCCTCGCTAGGTACAACAGTGTGTCCTCCATGTGACAACGAGTTGAAGTCGGAGGCCATCATCGAACATCTCTGTGCAAGCGAATTTGGTAAGCTGGAGGTCCAGCCTCATGCAGGGCTCTTGGAATCCCCGCCTTTTCCTGTCCCGTGTCTCCACCCAGCCCAGAACATGGAGCTCATGGGGGGAGCATCGTGTTCGAGCCTTACCtcctctgcttccatcttctTGTTTTCCCTCTCGGGCAGAAGGCAGTCCAGGTAGAGTGGAGTGTGGGCCATCTTTTATTAAAGTTAGGCAACCTACTTCTGTGTCTCAGATTTGGGAAAATCTTCTTTGATGGCAGAGGGAGACAGACTTGGGGACTGGGTGAAGCCCTTCACCTGCTACAACAGTAGCCCTGGCTTGGCTTTCTTGGTGGTTTGATTTTTATATCCACCCCTAGGTGTCAGCACTACTCTACCCTGGACTAAAATGGCCCCAGTGTGGGTGGGGTGCCTTCCTAGGAGGGGAGATTTCTATGCTAGGGGCCTCCTGGGCCAAGAACATTGATGTTGACACAGGAgtgtgttttctctccctccttcctaagTCACTCTGGGTTGAATAAGAATTCGGAATTAACACCTGCAGCTGCCAGAGTGAGGTTAGACTGGGCTAGGGAGCAAATTCAGGGCCCTGCTAGGATGGCCCCTCTGGCCAATAGGAAAGCCTAATGGCTCCGGAACCTGAGCTGTGCACTTTTGGAGCCTGCTCACCCCCTCTCTTGGGTCTCCGCTGCTGGGTGTAGAGCAGTAGCCAAGGCCAGACCCATTTCGCTGAAGGACAGATTGAGGCTGATGCCTGCTATTCCAGGTTGTGTCCCTGGGAGTGGATTTTACACTTCTTACAGGAGAAAGCATAATGGTGGGGAGTGTAAGCTTTCGCGTCTGTGCAGCGCCACCTCCTCTGTGCGTGTGATAGCCCCATAGGATGACAAGCACAGGAAGAGTCTGATCTTGGGAAGGGCTGTGCTCCAGTGAGCCACACATGTGGGGGAGGGAGCACTCCCAAGCCCCAGGAGTTTGTGTGTCATGGTGCACATATTCACAGGGTGTTGGCAGATGTATGTACGGAAGCTGAATTGTTCAAATCGTTCACCAAAGACACCTTAATGAGAATAGAtgcttatttattgatttttttttttttttttaattttcgagacagggtttctctgtagcttttggttcctctcctggaactagctcttctagaccaggctggcctttttaAAGCTACGTGTGTGTGCtcgtgtatgtggaggtcaggggacaaatCTCATCATGTGGGCCCTGGGGGCTGAGCTCAGTACTCTCTGAGCTTAAGGcatcccagtttttttttttaaagttatatttatttctgatGGTTTTAATTTTGATATCAAATGTCTGTATATGCCTTATTTGGTTTCCATTACATTTTGCTGCTTGTGCGAGTCACACCCTTTTTTccttgttgttttaaaaaaatttcagacttttttttttttaaacaatcttgaATGTATCCCAGTCTGGCCTATCACTggctgtgtagcacaggctagcttcAGACTCTCCATTCTTTTACATTGACTTCCTGAGTTGTTGAGAAAATAGGTACAGGCCACCATACCATAGATACCTTCTGCAATTTTATTTTGAGTTCATTTAGAATGTTAACaagaagctgggtatggtggtgcatgtacCCTCACTTAGGGGTGGGGCCAGGGGGCCGGTCTTGAGTtttagaccagtctgggctatataggtAGACCCTGTATCAGCAAATGAACATGTTGCAGATACATGGAAAGGCTGGTGACTCTTCCACTCCCATCTTGATATTAGCTCCGTTTTGCTCCCCCAGGAGGTCCCCAAACTGGGCTCAGCCCAGTGGGTTTCCCTCATACAGCGTGTGGATACACAGCCCCATATTGCTGTAGCAGCAAGCTTCTCAGCCACAAAGATGCACCGGGTTCTTCCCAAGGATAAACCTGGAAGGAAAGGGACCCGGAattgcagagaaaccctggcaGGAAGCCTTTTGTTACATGGTGAGGGCTGGGAGAATGGGCTTAGATGTGGCTGAGGTCCCAGAGGCTCCTAGGGAGGGCTAACGATGAGGCTGTTCTTTCCCATGTCATATCATAGTTCAGAGTGTTCACTTTTACCAGTTGCCCTGGTGTTGTATGAGATTGGGGAACCATCTCAGATGGAACCCAGAAAAATAACACCTTGCTGGATGCTTCCCTGTGTTTATGGAATTTTATCAGGTTCCGGGAAGAGTGATGGAAATCTCTAGATCTGAATGTATGGAGGTGACAGGTAAGAGATAGCTTCCTGCTAAGGAAGCTCCCAGCTCATGGTGTCTGTGTCTGAGTCTTCCCCTGCATATACTCTTTCACCTGGCATTCATTGAGTACAATGGGTTAGGCTCGATGCTGATCCAAAAATACCTACttggaataaattaaaatttaacatcCCAGTCAGACCTTCGGCAGTGGTTTTCTGGAGAGTGGTGGATTTCAGTTAGAGTGGAGGTTATAGGAATTTAAGGGCCGGGTCAGCTCAGCCTTGTTGAGAAAGTGCGTGTAGGTCCAGAATCTTTGTTGAAACTTCCAATCCCAAATCATCATTATATCTCcttttctctcactttctgcccacaattctgttctgggggggggggggagttgtgcAGCTAAAGTACATACATTTGTAAGAGGCTCGCCTTCAGAAGAACCTGCTATGGTAAGCTTGGTTTTCTAACAAAGGCAGTGCCACAACCCACCCGTGTTGGGTGTCCCTCTATGGCAGTAGGACCCCCGccaagccagcaagccccaggcctTAAAAGAGTGCCTCATTAGTGACCAGTGGGGGGCATGGTGAGCAGGAGTGCCGGGCCCTTTAAGACTGCCTCCTTGGAACCCCAGGAGTGTTTTCTTCTTGGGTTCATGAGGTCCTCCAACTTAGTCTTCATTTTACCAGATCCTCACATTTGATGAGCTAGGAGCCGACTTTCCCTCTTGAAACACTTTGACTCACCGAGGaacttgttttctcctttcctgtGAGACAAGAAACAGTGCTAGGACCATCTGTGTACGGTACGACTGGGCGCGCTAGGCCTTTCTGAGGGATGGGAGAGAGTTTCTTGGCTTTTGGCTTGTAAAATTTTCCAAAGACGATCAATAggatttttctttccctttctctctgtgggGACCGAGCTTAGCCCTGCCCTTCTTAGAAGGCAGCCTTGTTGAGAAACTTGTTGCCTAGCTCGGTTCATTTCAAGGAAGAGAGGCAGTCAGCCACACTGATAGGATTCAGTTAGAATACAAAGACGTTTGACAATGGCAGGCTAACACACAGCAAAGAATGTTTGACTCCCCTCTCCAGGGATCAAGCTTTATATTAAGTGGCCCTGGTGTCCCCAGTGGGAGGACATCAGTTGCTGGAAAGCATTGCTTCTTAGGGGTGAGCACACACGCTCGCTCACTTGCTCCCTCTTGGCTCCTCCATCTGCGCACCTTAGCTTTTCCACAGCCAGCGTGGAGCCGGACATGCCGAGCCTGCGCGATTCCAACCCCGTGGCTGTATTCACTCCGTCCTTTTGCACGCTCCCCTCTCTCGGTGCAGAGAGCATTTTTTTCCCTCACTAGACAAAAACAACAGTAGGAAGTCTGCGCTGATGCTCAGGAATGCTTCAGATCAGCCTGGATCCAGAGCAGTCCATGGGGGGGAGGCCGCGGTCAGCTGACGCAAAGCCTTCAGACTCAAAATGGTGGTCACCCGGCCTGCCGTACCACAGTTAGGACCCACAGGTCTGCCTGGAGTCTTCCCTGTGGTTTCCCACTACTCTGTGACTGGGTGCTTTTGTCAGCTCCCACAGGATAACTTTGTGACTGATGGCTCATGCCCACAGCCACCTCTCTCTAGGTTAGTTACCTGATTCATAATTGCTGTGGCGTTCTTATTGTACTTCCAGTTACTTTGTTTAGTTTCTGTTTCACTTCCTATGAGTGCCCTCAGGCCTTTCCACAGTACCCATTTGATGATTCAAGGTGCTTTCTGAGGATGTTCCTTGCATGGGCATCTTTACTTTGGGGATCTGCAAGTTCTCCTGGCAGCTTCTTCAGCCAGCGTTTTTCTACTCAAGAAGAAAGGTTTCTttgccttcccccacccccacccgagTTTTCCTTGCCCCCCTGAGAGAATATCACccctttgtttgtttataaatttcctcaaagagagaaaaaaaaacggTACTTGGCAATCAGTAAAATTagtaaaataggaaaagaaaagaaaatcaactctgagtcagcactgggaaggtttcCTAGAAGGATTTCCTGTGGTCCCTGCTCCTCCGTGGATCTGTTCTCACTCTGCCTCGCGCCTCTCTCAAGGTTTCCTGGCCGAGTGGCTGTTGGAGGACCAATCTTTGCTCTGCGGGATGGTTTGCTGAGCTGCTGTTGaaagttgggtgtgtgtgtgggtgggggggagGGCTGAGCTTCCTTGCAAGGCGGTTTGCTCTCTTGCAGAAAAAAGTCAGCTCAGACTTTCCAAACTAAACTTCGGGTTTCCTCTTGGAAATGGGGGAAACCAGCTGCCAGCATGGCAATTCTAGCGCTGGAGCTGCTTGCGAGCAGGCTGTGTCTAGGACCAGATTTACCTCCTGCGTGATTAATAGATGCTCTATCAGCTCTGTACCActgacaaagaaaacacaacctCATTGctaaaatgtgaaagaaaaaccTGCGTCTTAGAACAAAATAAAGCCCAGTTTGTACTCAGACTGGTCCCTGGGCAAtgcctcacacacagcaggagaCCATCCCTCCCGAGTGGCTGTGTGCAAATTGTTATTAAATTGAGGGGAGCAACATGCTAGGTTTGGAGTGACTGGTCCAGTTCAGTCTCAGGCGTAAGAGAAGTGGTGCTAGGGAGACAGCAAATAGCTGAGAGCACCTAGTATTCGCCAACATGTATCTCATCCTTATTCTCTGAGCTTGAAACAGTTGCCAACCGTTCCAAGCCCTGGGAATTGTTGAGCTGGGGGCCCTTTGATCCAAGCACTGCCTGTACAAGATGGCTCACAGTCTGCATCTCATTGTAACCAGACTACCTGATGCATGCATGGGGTTGGACCGTGCTGAACTCAAAGCCTTGAAAACCTTCCAGGGTCATGTAGCTAATATGATCACCTACTCATTCGTGGCTGCTGATTGGACAGTACCTGGGGGACTGGTCCAGGATCTCAGAGCCAGGGCCTAAGCAGGAGAACCACTAGGTTGATGTCACACATGGAGGAACCAGGAGAAAAAGCTGTAAAGAGTCAATGTTTCCCTTCAGTGAGTGTGGTGCAACCCTTCCTCCGTCACTGATTGGCTGGCAGGAAGATGTTACATTGAGTATCAGTCAGCACCTTCAAACCGATGAACCTCAGGATGGGATGCTTGACCCTCTGGGGCAGACTTGCATTCTTTGCTGTGTGGGCCCTGCACGCTGAGCAAGCCTCTCAAActctccaagcctcagtttcttctagGGTGGTGCGGATTTGGTGATGAAATGATATCCTCCCAGCTGCACCTAGGATGCTCATTTTGTTgactttccccctcccccacacagctCTGGACTTTTACCTAATTGAGTTTTAAACCAAACTCAGTTCTCTCTTCAGCCTTTCCCCCTCTTCATGCTTTCGGTGTCTGCTGCATATCTTTGTCTTACAGATTTAGGTATGCATGCAAATGGTTTAGGACTGGATGGTGCCGGTTTGCTGGTTAGGTGTAGCTCTGACTGGGTTGTTAAGAACTTGTTGCGTGGTATCATCAAGAAGTTTGTGGGAGGTGCCTTCTGATCTGCATGCTGAGAGGCCCTGGTCGGAGTAGCCCAACATCACGCCTTGCCTTCCATCCTAGGTAGGAGCCTCACAGAAACCTCACCGTCTCAACCCTTTCTAAGCATTCAGGCAATCGTGTTAGGTACCTTGTGGTGGGAACATGGCCAGGTCTGTCTCTGGAGTTTTCATTATCTACACTGAAACTTTGTGCCCATTAAACAGTAATCTTGCCCCTCCCCGTCCAGCCCCTGGCAAACACCACTCTCCATCCTCTCGGTGAATATGGCTACTCAAGGAGCCTCACAGCAATGAATCAGGCAATATTTGTCTGTGCGTTTGGCCTACCTTACAAAGCCTGATGCCCTTTCCTTTTGGTATAtgactactattattattataattattatatgtaACAGTCATGGCTAAGGTAACCCAGGAGGATTTGCCCTCAGTTGTCACCCTTTTTGAAGCCTTTCTGGTGGGTGGCAGAGGAGGACAGATAGGGGACAAGCTGAGATAAGGAGCTTGCGACAGCCAAAGCTTCTTatttccctgagtgctgggtggTTCACCGGTTCCGATTTGCCACTGTAAAGGGACACCGAGTTGGGTGGAACCTCACAGGTCAGCCAGTCCATGTCCTCCCTTTATAGACTGGAAAGCAAGGAAAAGGAGTTAGCTCAAGGCTACCCAACCTGGCCTGGGTCCCTGGCAGCTCTCCTCTGCTAGTACTTGCTGGGCAGCAAGCTAGCTCATACCTCATGGTCCCACCTTCTCGCCTTGCGTGCCCACTACTCTCCTGTCCTGCCAGGATGGTGGAGCAGCTCCTTGGCAGGGAACTGGAGCACTCCTTTTCCCTCAGAATGTGGAATTTGAATGCCTTGTGCCTCACTCAACCAGAGAAGGTGCTTGCTTGCTCCACTGTTGTGGGTTTCTTCTTGGTGGAAAGAGAGGCCGAGCTGACTGAGACAGACTTGGATTAAATCCAAACCCTGTATGCTTGGCCACCACAAGGAGTCTCTCAACCGCCCTGAGCCTGCTTTCTCAAATGGTAATTCCATCATGATGTTGTTCAGAGAACTGGATTAATCAAGTAGATTAATTAATTGCGTTTCCTGGACTGGAGGAGGAGCTGTTTAACCCATAGGAATGTAATGTTCACCTCATACAAAGAACCATTTTAGGATGGAACTTAACCTAGGAAGGAGAAGTCGTCTGTCACTCATGAGATCATCTTGTTGGACAAGAAGAGAAAgcttataaaaaatgaaataaaaaaggaagcgaTTAGGAAGTGGAATGGTATATCTAGGTGATTATTTGGTTAGCAGAAGGTTTTATGAAGTAGTTTGAAAACTTGCTTCAAGGTTCCTGTAGTTAACCAAACCAAATACAGACAAGCAGACGCCCCTCCCCCACGCCTGCACCCCTCTAGATTCTAGAAGGGAAGGCAATCCCGCCTTGCCTTCGAAGGCACTCTTCAGTCACGCCGCTAGAAGCCACCGAGACAATTATAACCCAATCCACACCAGTTCCAGGAC comes from the Microtus pennsylvanicus isolate mMicPen1 chromosome 9, mMicPen1.hap1, whole genome shotgun sequence genome and includes:
- the Sfrp1 gene encoding secreted frizzled-related protein 1 → MGSGRSARSRGGAASGLLLALVAVLLAAGSASEYDYVSFQSDIGSYQSGRFYTKPPQCVDIPVDLRLCHNVGYKKMVLPNLLEHETMAEVKQQASSWVPLLNKNCHMGTQVFLCSLFAPVCLDRPIYPCRWLCEAVRDSCEPVMQFFGFYWPEMLKCDKFPEGDVCIAMTPPNATEASKPQGTTVCPPCDNELKSEAIIEHLCASEFALRMKIREVKKENGDKKIVPKKKKPLKLGPIKKKELKRLVLFLKNGADCPCHQLDNLSHNFLIMGRKVKSQYLLTAIHKWDKENKEFKNFMKKMKNHECPTFQSVFK